Proteins co-encoded in one Pocillopora verrucosa isolate sample1 chromosome 1, ASM3666991v2, whole genome shotgun sequence genomic window:
- the LOC131799054 gene encoding transmembrane protein 180-like has product MYHRILAVRLAYGSMSLFIAILHNVFLLYYVDIFVSVYKIDRNSFWLGEAIFLVWNSLNDPLFGWLSDHRALGKNQSSLSQSEIVQKRFRSLITYGPLFTLAFFCIWFQWCHPSIQFVICLCLYDGFLTMIDLNHLALLADLALSSEDRTALNWYCSVFSGCGSLSVFLSYRFWDRDNMGPFHIFCAILTIFSLTGFLVSSFLLKKHFATKKVKVDTPDMEERKDIQISTESEADQTLELKIFVKQLMNHSNFIWFALMNLIQVFHCHFNSNFFPLFLDKLLGDSISPQTGAILLGVSFVAPHINNLYFLGLCRRFGVYTVIKWLFYVKLSLSVIMLMVGPNWPGLLCFYIASNRVFTEGTCKLLNLIISDLVDEDFVLHNRKQAISALIFGTSALFSKPGQTLAPLIGTWLLAKQTGHSLFYSDDLWASSSTDRTSFHDSANSSLRWGCFYVLVYVPIACACIQILAWTRFKLHGSRLQWVKQMREGRWFPFAEV; this is encoded by the exons ATGTACCATAGGATACTTGCAGTTCGTTTAGCGTATGGTTCCATGTCGCTTTTCATAGCGATTCTCCACAATGTGTTCCTTCTGTATTACGTAGACATATTTGTTTCCGTTTACAAAATTGATCGTAATTCTTTTTGGCTCGGAGAG GCAATATTTCTAGTATGGAATTCTCTGAATGATCCACTTTTTGGCTGGCTGAGTGATCACAGAGCCCTTGGGAAAAATCA GTCAAGCCTGAGCCAATCAGAGATTGTACAAAAACGTTTTAG gTCACTTATAACATATGGACCACTGTTTacacttgctttcttttgcatATGGTTTCAGTGGTGTCATCCATCAATCCAGTTTGTTATCTGTCTGTGTTTGTATGATGGTTTCTTAACAATGATTGACTTGAACCATCTGGCATTGCTTGCTGACTTGGCTTTGTCATCAGAAGATCGGACTGCCCTTAACTGGTACTGCTCAGTGTTCAGTGGATGTGGCTCATTGTCTGTATTTCTGTCGTACCGCTTTTGGGATAGAGACAACATGGGGCCATTTCATATATTCTGTGCTATACTAACCATCTTCTCCTTAACTGGATTTCTGGTCAGTTCGTTTTTGCTTAAAAAGCATTTTGCCACCAAGAAGGTGAAAGTGGACACTCCTGACATGGAGGAAAG GAAAGACATTCAAATTTCCACCGAGTCAGAGGCTGATCAGACCCTTGAGCTAAAGATTTTTGTCAAGCAATTGATGAATCATTCAAACTTTATCTGGTTTGCTCTCATGAACTTAATACAA GTGTTTCACTGCCATTTCAACAGTAACTTCTTTCCTCTGTTTCTCGACAAGCTACTGGGAGACTCAATTTCTCCTCAGACAGGCGCCATTTTGTTAGGTGTGTCCTTTGTTGCTCCTCATATCAACAACCTATATTTCCTGGGTCTTTGTCGTCGCTTTGGAGTGTACACTGTAATCAAGTGGCTGTTTTACGTTAAGCTTTCTCTTAGCGTGATCATGCTCATGGTCGGTCCCAATTGGCCtggtttgctttgtttttacatAGCGAG TAATCGCGTTTTCACCGAGGGAACATGCAAACTTCTTAATCTGATCATCAGTGACCTCGTGGACGAAGACTTTGTTCTTCACAATCGTAAACAAGCTATATCAGCGCTGATATTTGGAACTTCTGCTCTCTTCTCGAAGCCTGGCCAAACACTAGCTCCTCTGATAGGAACATGGCTTCTGGCGAAACAAACAGGCCATTCTCTCTTTTACTCAGACGATCTTTGGGCGTCTTCATCCACCGACAGAACTAGTTTCCACGACAGTGCAAATAGCTCTTTACGCTGGGGCTGCTTTTATGTACTTGTTTACGTGCCTATTGCGTGCGCGTGTATTCAGATCCTCGCGTGGACGAGGTTTAAACTTCACGGAAGCAGATTGCAATGGGTAAAACAAATGCGCGAAGGACGCTGGTTCCCTTTTGCAGAGGTTtag